The segment TCATAGAGAGAGTTGTTGGTTTTGTCAAAGCCGTTGACGACGTATCCTTTTCGGTTGATAGGGGCAATACCATAGGAATTGTCGGAGAGTCGGGATGTGGAAAGACAACAATCGGCAAATCGATTATTCGTTTGCATGAAGTAACTGATGGGGAGATGCTTATTGACGAAGAAGACACCACTTTCTACTTCATGAAGAAGCGAAGGGCAAAACAGTATCTGAAAGAGAAGTATTTCGATACTGAGAAGTTCAATAACGGTGACGGAGTTGAATTTGAACCTTTCGAAAAGAAGATGTACGATGTCTACAATAGGGTCAATAAGGACTCTTCCAAGGCGATCGATATCCTATTTGATAAGTCAGATCAGAAGAAGAAGCTTCTCAGGCAAAAGGCACAGATAGTATTTCAGGATCCAATGTCTTCTCTGAATCCAAGGATGACAGTTGGGCAGATGTTAACTGAACCACTTCTTTTCCACAAACTTGCTAAAGACCTTGACGAAGCGGTTGAAATGGTGAAAGAACTGCTTGTACAAGTCGGTCTTAAACCTTATCATGTAGACAGATACCCTCACCAGTTCAGCGGTGGTCAGAGACAGAGAATAGCCGTTGCAAGGGCTATCAGTGTAGACCCCGATCTCATCGTTCTCGATGAGCCAACTTCTGCCTTGGATGTTTCGGTTCAGGCTCAGATAGTCAATCTCTTTGAAAAACTGCAGGAGCAACTTAATGCGGGTTATGTTTTCATCTCTCATAACCTTTCTCTTGTAAGGTTTATATCGCAAGAAGTTTCTGTAATGTACCTTGGTAGGATCGTAGAACAGGGCAACAGCGAGTCGATTTTCAAGAATCCGCTACACCCTTACACGAAAGCACTTCTTGCTGCGGCTCCAATACCCGATCCAAAGAAGAAGCGGAATCGCAAAGATCTCGTCGGCGGCCAGGTA is part of the Mesotoga sp. UBA6090 genome and harbors:
- a CDS encoding ABC transporter ATP-binding protein is translated as MKLLEVRNLKKYFPIKQGFLIERVVGFVKAVDDVSFSVDRGNTIGIVGESGCGKTTIGKSIIRLHEVTDGEMLIDEEDTTFYFMKKRRAKQYLKEKYFDTEKFNNGDGVEFEPFEKKMYDVYNRVNKDSSKAIDILFDKSDQKKKLLRQKAQIVFQDPMSSLNPRMTVGQMLTEPLLFHKLAKDLDEAVEMVKELLVQVGLKPYHVDRYPHQFSGGQRQRIAVARAISVDPDLIVLDEPTSALDVSVQAQIVNLFEKLQEQLNAGYVFISHNLSLVRFISQEVSVMYLGRIVEQGNSESIFKNPLHPYTKALLAAAPIPDPKKKRNRKDLVGGQVPSPINRPAGCFFNPRCKYRMDICTKEYPPMFKADENHYVSCHLYSTSQEQGGESK